The proteins below come from a single Balaenoptera musculus isolate JJ_BM4_2016_0621 chromosome 1, mBalMus1.pri.v3, whole genome shotgun sequence genomic window:
- the ADAM15 gene encoding disintegrin and metalloproteinase domain-containing protein 15 isoform X6, producing the protein MRLALLWALGLLGAGSPLPSRPLPDIGGTEEKQARPERALNGSSEPQILQDNLTLSLAEVLQTSLPEALRIKLELDGESHILELLQNRELVSGRPTLVWYQPDGTRVVSEGHTLENCCYQGRVQGHADSWVSVCTCSGLRGLVILSPERSYSLELGPGDLRGPPVISRLQDLLLPGHTCALSWPASVPTQAPPEHPLGQRHLLRWRRDVVTETKIVELVIVADHSEVQRYRDFQSLLNRTLEVALLLDTFFRPLNVRVALVGLEAWTQRDLIEISQHPGLTLDSFLRWRRTDLLPRLPHDSAQLVTATSFSGPMVGMAIQNSICSPEFSGGVNMDHSTSILGVASSIAHELGHSLGLGHDSPGNSCPCPGPAPAKSCIMEASTDFLPGLNFSNCSRQALEKALLGGMGSCLFERLSGLPSMASVCGNMLVEPGEQCDCGFPGDCTDPCCDYFTCQLRPGAQCASDGLCCQNCQLRPAGWQCRSTRGDCDLPEFCPGDSSQCPPDVSLGDGEPCAGGQAVCMQGRCTSYAQQCQALWGPGAQPAAPLCLLTANTRGDAFGSCGRRPDGSYVSCAPRDAICGQLQCQGGRAQPLLGSARDLHWEMLEANGTQLKLNCSWVHLDLGNDVAQPLLTLPGTACGPGLVCINHQCQPVEILGTQECRSKCHGHGVCDSNRHCHCEEGWAPPDCTTHIRANSSLTTGLPLSLLLLLVLVLLGASYWHRARLRQRLCQLKGPSCQYRAAQSGPPERPGPPQRALLMPGAKSQGPTKPPPPRKPLPADPQGQRPSSDLPGPGAGIPPPVVPSRPAPPPPAVSSLYL; encoded by the exons ATGCGGCTGGCGCTGCTCTgggccctggggctcctgggggcGGGCAGCCCTCTGCCCTCCCGGCCGCTCCCAGATATAG GTGGCACTGAGGAGAAGCAGGCAAGGCCAGAGAGGGCCCTGAATGGGTCTTCGGAGCCCCAGATCCTTCAGGACAACCTCACGCTCAGCCTAGCAGAGGTGCTTCAG ACCAGTCTGCCTGAGGCTTTGCGGATCAAATTGGAATTGGATGGTGAGAGTCATATCCTGGAGCTGCTACAGAATAG GGAGCTAGTCTCAGGCCGCCCAACCCTGGTGTGGTACCAGCCTGATGGCACCCGGGTGGTCAGTGAGGGACACACTCTG GAGAACTGCTGCTACCAGGGAAGAGTGCAGGGCCATGCCGACTCCTGGGTCTCTGTCTGCACCTGCTCCGGGCTCAG GGGCTTGGTGATCCTGTCCCCAGAGAGAAGCTACTCCCtggagctggggcctggggaccTTCGGGGTCCCCCTGTTATCTCCCGGCTCCAAGACCTCCTCCTGCCAGGCCACACTTGTGCCCTGAGCTGGCCTGCATCTGTGCCCACTCAGGCTCCACCAGAGCACCCCCTGGGACAGCGTCACCTTCTCCGG TGGAGGCGGGACGTGGTGACAGAGACCAAGATTGTTGAGCTGGTGATCGTGGCTGACCATTCCGAG GTCCAGAGGTACCGGGACTTCCAGAGCCTGCTGAACCGCACGCTGGAAGTGGCCCTCCTCCTGGACACA TTCTTCAGGCCTCTGAATGTCCGGGTGGCGCTAGTGGGCCTGGAGGCCTGGACCCAGCGTGACCTGATAGAGATAAGCCAGCACCCAGGTCTCACACTAGACAGCTTCCTCCGCTGGCGCCGGACAGACCTGCTGCCTCGGTTGCCCCACGACAGTGCCCAGCTGGTGAC TGCCACTTCATTCTCTGGGCCCATGGTGGGCATGGCCATTCAGAACTCCATCTGTTCTCCTGAATTCTCAGGAGGTGTGAACATG GACCACTCCACAAGCATCCTGGGAGTTGCCTCCTCAATAGCCCACGAGTTGGGCCACAGCCTAGGCCTGGGCCATGACTCACCTGGGAACAGCTGCCCCTGTCCAGGTCCAGCCCCAGCCAAGAGCTGCATCATGGAGGCCTCGACAGA CTTCCTGCCAGGCCTGAACTTCAGCAACTGCAGCCGACAGGCCCTGGAAAAAGCCCTCCTGGGTGGAATGGGCAGCTGCCTCTTTGAACGGCTCTCCGGTCTGCCCTCCATGGCCAGTGTCTGCGGAAATATGTTGGTGGAGCCCGGCGAGCAGTGTGACTGTGGCTTCCCCGGT GACTGCACTGATCCTTGCTGTGATTACTTCACCTGCCAGCTGAGGCCAGGGGCACAGTGCGCGTCCGATGGACTCTGTTGTCAAAACTGCCAG CTGCGCCCGGCTGGCTGGCAGTGCCGCTCTACCAGAGGTGACTGTGACTTGCCCGAGTTCTGCCCAGGAGACAGCTCCCAGTGCCCCCCTGATGTCAGCCTGGGGGACGGTGAGCCGTGTGCTGGTGGACAGGCTGTGTGCATGCAAGGACGCTGTACCTCCTATGCCCAGCAGTGCCAGGCTCTCTGGGGGCCCGGGGCCCAGCCCGCCGCGCCACTTTGCCTCCTTACTGCCAACACTCGGGGGGACGCCTTTGGGAGCTGTGGGCGCAGGCCTGATGGCAGCTATGTGTCCTGTGCCCCTAG AGATGCCATTTGTGGGCAGCTCCAgtgccagggagggagggcccaGCCTCTGCTGGGCTCAGCCCGGGATCTTCACTGGGAGATGCTGGAAGCCAACGGGACCCAGCTGAAATTGAACTGCAGCTGGGTACACCTGGACCTGGGCAACGACGTGGCCCAGCCCCTGCTGACTCTGCCTGGCACAGCCTGTGGCCCCGGCCTG GTGTGCATCAACCATCAATGCCAACCGGTGGAGATCCTGGGAACACAGGAATGTCGAAGCAAATGCCATGGGCATGGG GTCTGCGACAGCAACAGACACTGCCACTGTGAGGAGGGTTGGGCGCCCCCAGACTGCACCACCCACATCAGAG CAAACAGCTCCCTGACCACAGGGCTGCCCCTCAGCCTCCTGTTGTTGCTGGTCCTGGTGCTGCTTGGTGCCAGCTACTGGCACCGTGCCCGCCTGCGCCAGCGACTCTGCCAGCTTAAGGGACCCAGCTGCCAATACAG GGCAGCCCAGTCTGGTCCCCCCGAACGTCCAGGACCCCCGCAGAGGGCTCTGCTGATGCCAGGTGCCAAG tctcagGGGCCCACCAAGCCCCCACCCCCGAGAAAACCACTGCCTGCTGACCCTCAGGGCCAGCGCCCTTCGTCTGACCTGCCTGGCCCTGGAGCTGGAATCCCGCCCCCAGTGGTACCCTCCAG GCCTGCGCCGCCGCCCCCAGCAGTGTCCTCGCTCTACCTCTGA
- the ADAM15 gene encoding disintegrin and metalloproteinase domain-containing protein 15 isoform X7: MRLALLWALGLLGAGSPLPSRPLPDIGGTEEKQARPERALNGSSEPQILQDNLTLSLAEVLQTSLPEALRIKLELDGESHILELLQNRELVSGRPTLVWYQPDGTRVVSEGHTLENCCYQGRVQGHADSWVSVCTCSGLRGLVILSPERSYSLELGPGDLRGPPVISRLQDLLLPGHTCALSWPASVPTQAPPEHPLGQRHLLRWRRDVVTETKIVELVIVADHSEVQRYRDFQSLLNRTLEVALLLDTFFRPLNVRVALVGLEAWTQRDLIEISQHPGLTLDSFLRWRRTDLLPRLPHDSAQLVTATSFSGPMVGMAIQNSICSPEFSGGVNMDHSTSILGVASSIAHELGHSLGLGHDSPGNSCPCPGPAPAKSCIMEASTDFLPGLNFSNCSRQALEKALLGGMGSCLFERLSGLPSMASVCGNMLVEPGEQCDCGFPGDCTDPCCDYFTCQLRPGAQCASDGLCCQNCQLRPAGWQCRSTRGDCDLPEFCPGDSSQCPPDVSLGDGEPCAGGQAVCMQGRCTSYAQQCQALWGPGAQPAAPLCLLTANTRGDAFGSCGRRPDGSYVSCAPRDAICGQLQCQGGRAQPLLGSARDLHWEMLEANGTQLKLNCSWVHLDLGNDVAQPLLTLPGTACGPGLVCINHQCQPVEILGTQECRSKCHGHGIKTLSLQNAGALHTIMFSTPSSCGHLRS; the protein is encoded by the exons ATGCGGCTGGCGCTGCTCTgggccctggggctcctgggggcGGGCAGCCCTCTGCCCTCCCGGCCGCTCCCAGATATAG GTGGCACTGAGGAGAAGCAGGCAAGGCCAGAGAGGGCCCTGAATGGGTCTTCGGAGCCCCAGATCCTTCAGGACAACCTCACGCTCAGCCTAGCAGAGGTGCTTCAG ACCAGTCTGCCTGAGGCTTTGCGGATCAAATTGGAATTGGATGGTGAGAGTCATATCCTGGAGCTGCTACAGAATAG GGAGCTAGTCTCAGGCCGCCCAACCCTGGTGTGGTACCAGCCTGATGGCACCCGGGTGGTCAGTGAGGGACACACTCTG GAGAACTGCTGCTACCAGGGAAGAGTGCAGGGCCATGCCGACTCCTGGGTCTCTGTCTGCACCTGCTCCGGGCTCAG GGGCTTGGTGATCCTGTCCCCAGAGAGAAGCTACTCCCtggagctggggcctggggaccTTCGGGGTCCCCCTGTTATCTCCCGGCTCCAAGACCTCCTCCTGCCAGGCCACACTTGTGCCCTGAGCTGGCCTGCATCTGTGCCCACTCAGGCTCCACCAGAGCACCCCCTGGGACAGCGTCACCTTCTCCGG TGGAGGCGGGACGTGGTGACAGAGACCAAGATTGTTGAGCTGGTGATCGTGGCTGACCATTCCGAG GTCCAGAGGTACCGGGACTTCCAGAGCCTGCTGAACCGCACGCTGGAAGTGGCCCTCCTCCTGGACACA TTCTTCAGGCCTCTGAATGTCCGGGTGGCGCTAGTGGGCCTGGAGGCCTGGACCCAGCGTGACCTGATAGAGATAAGCCAGCACCCAGGTCTCACACTAGACAGCTTCCTCCGCTGGCGCCGGACAGACCTGCTGCCTCGGTTGCCCCACGACAGTGCCCAGCTGGTGAC TGCCACTTCATTCTCTGGGCCCATGGTGGGCATGGCCATTCAGAACTCCATCTGTTCTCCTGAATTCTCAGGAGGTGTGAACATG GACCACTCCACAAGCATCCTGGGAGTTGCCTCCTCAATAGCCCACGAGTTGGGCCACAGCCTAGGCCTGGGCCATGACTCACCTGGGAACAGCTGCCCCTGTCCAGGTCCAGCCCCAGCCAAGAGCTGCATCATGGAGGCCTCGACAGA CTTCCTGCCAGGCCTGAACTTCAGCAACTGCAGCCGACAGGCCCTGGAAAAAGCCCTCCTGGGTGGAATGGGCAGCTGCCTCTTTGAACGGCTCTCCGGTCTGCCCTCCATGGCCAGTGTCTGCGGAAATATGTTGGTGGAGCCCGGCGAGCAGTGTGACTGTGGCTTCCCCGGT GACTGCACTGATCCTTGCTGTGATTACTTCACCTGCCAGCTGAGGCCAGGGGCACAGTGCGCGTCCGATGGACTCTGTTGTCAAAACTGCCAG CTGCGCCCGGCTGGCTGGCAGTGCCGCTCTACCAGAGGTGACTGTGACTTGCCCGAGTTCTGCCCAGGAGACAGCTCCCAGTGCCCCCCTGATGTCAGCCTGGGGGACGGTGAGCCGTGTGCTGGTGGACAGGCTGTGTGCATGCAAGGACGCTGTACCTCCTATGCCCAGCAGTGCCAGGCTCTCTGGGGGCCCGGGGCCCAGCCCGCCGCGCCACTTTGCCTCCTTACTGCCAACACTCGGGGGGACGCCTTTGGGAGCTGTGGGCGCAGGCCTGATGGCAGCTATGTGTCCTGTGCCCCTAG AGATGCCATTTGTGGGCAGCTCCAgtgccagggagggagggcccaGCCTCTGCTGGGCTCAGCCCGGGATCTTCACTGGGAGATGCTGGAAGCCAACGGGACCCAGCTGAAATTGAACTGCAGCTGGGTACACCTGGACCTGGGCAACGACGTGGCCCAGCCCCTGCTGACTCTGCCTGGCACAGCCTGTGGCCCCGGCCTG GTGTGCATCAACCATCAATGCCAACCGGTGGAGATCCTGGGAACACAGGAATGTCGAAGCAAATGCCATGGGCATGGG ATAAAGACTCTCTCTCTCCAGAACGCTGGCGCCCTCCACACTATCATGTTCAGCACGCCTTCCAGTTGTGGACATCTGAGATCTTGA
- the ADAM15 gene encoding disintegrin and metalloproteinase domain-containing protein 15 isoform X2, whose amino-acid sequence MRLALLWALGLLGAGSPLPSRPLPDIGGTEEKQARPERALNGSSEPQILQDNLTLSLAEVLQTSLPEALRIKLELDGESHILELLQNRELVSGRPTLVWYQPDGTRVVSEGHTLENCCYQGRVQGHADSWVSVCTCSGLRGLVILSPERSYSLELGPGDLRGPPVISRLQDLLLPGHTCALSWPASVPTQAPPEHPLGQRHLLRWRRDVVTETKIVELVIVADHSEVQRYRDFQSLLNRTLEVALLLDTFFRPLNVRVALVGLEAWTQRDLIEISQHPGLTLDSFLRWRRTDLLPRLPHDSAQLVTATSFSGPMVGMAIQNSICSPEFSGGVNMDHSTSILGVASSIAHELGHSLGLGHDSPGNSCPCPGPAPAKSCIMEASTDFLPGLNFSNCSRQALEKALLGGMGSCLFERLSGLPSMASVCGNMLVEPGEQCDCGFPGDCTDPCCDYFTCQLRPGAQCASDGLCCQNCQLRPAGWQCRSTRGDCDLPEFCPGDSSQCPPDVSLGDGEPCAGGQAVCMQGRCTSYAQQCQALWGPGAQPAAPLCLLTANTRGDAFGSCGRRPDGSYVSCAPRDAICGQLQCQGGRAQPLLGSARDLHWEMLEANGTQLKLNCSWVHLDLGNDVAQPLLTLPGTACGPGLVCINHQCQPVEILGTQECRSKCHGHGVCDSNRHCHCEEGWAPPDCTTHIRANSSLTTGLPLSLLLLLVLVLLGASYWHRARLRQRLCQLKGPSCQYRAAQSGPPERPGPPQRALLMPGAKASALGFPAPPSRPLPPDPVPKRLQAELADRPNPPNRPLPADPVVRYPKSQGPTKPPPPRKPLPADPQGQRPSSDLPGPGAGIPPPVVPSRPAPPPPAVSSLYL is encoded by the exons ATGCGGCTGGCGCTGCTCTgggccctggggctcctgggggcGGGCAGCCCTCTGCCCTCCCGGCCGCTCCCAGATATAG GTGGCACTGAGGAGAAGCAGGCAAGGCCAGAGAGGGCCCTGAATGGGTCTTCGGAGCCCCAGATCCTTCAGGACAACCTCACGCTCAGCCTAGCAGAGGTGCTTCAG ACCAGTCTGCCTGAGGCTTTGCGGATCAAATTGGAATTGGATGGTGAGAGTCATATCCTGGAGCTGCTACAGAATAG GGAGCTAGTCTCAGGCCGCCCAACCCTGGTGTGGTACCAGCCTGATGGCACCCGGGTGGTCAGTGAGGGACACACTCTG GAGAACTGCTGCTACCAGGGAAGAGTGCAGGGCCATGCCGACTCCTGGGTCTCTGTCTGCACCTGCTCCGGGCTCAG GGGCTTGGTGATCCTGTCCCCAGAGAGAAGCTACTCCCtggagctggggcctggggaccTTCGGGGTCCCCCTGTTATCTCCCGGCTCCAAGACCTCCTCCTGCCAGGCCACACTTGTGCCCTGAGCTGGCCTGCATCTGTGCCCACTCAGGCTCCACCAGAGCACCCCCTGGGACAGCGTCACCTTCTCCGG TGGAGGCGGGACGTGGTGACAGAGACCAAGATTGTTGAGCTGGTGATCGTGGCTGACCATTCCGAG GTCCAGAGGTACCGGGACTTCCAGAGCCTGCTGAACCGCACGCTGGAAGTGGCCCTCCTCCTGGACACA TTCTTCAGGCCTCTGAATGTCCGGGTGGCGCTAGTGGGCCTGGAGGCCTGGACCCAGCGTGACCTGATAGAGATAAGCCAGCACCCAGGTCTCACACTAGACAGCTTCCTCCGCTGGCGCCGGACAGACCTGCTGCCTCGGTTGCCCCACGACAGTGCCCAGCTGGTGAC TGCCACTTCATTCTCTGGGCCCATGGTGGGCATGGCCATTCAGAACTCCATCTGTTCTCCTGAATTCTCAGGAGGTGTGAACATG GACCACTCCACAAGCATCCTGGGAGTTGCCTCCTCAATAGCCCACGAGTTGGGCCACAGCCTAGGCCTGGGCCATGACTCACCTGGGAACAGCTGCCCCTGTCCAGGTCCAGCCCCAGCCAAGAGCTGCATCATGGAGGCCTCGACAGA CTTCCTGCCAGGCCTGAACTTCAGCAACTGCAGCCGACAGGCCCTGGAAAAAGCCCTCCTGGGTGGAATGGGCAGCTGCCTCTTTGAACGGCTCTCCGGTCTGCCCTCCATGGCCAGTGTCTGCGGAAATATGTTGGTGGAGCCCGGCGAGCAGTGTGACTGTGGCTTCCCCGGT GACTGCACTGATCCTTGCTGTGATTACTTCACCTGCCAGCTGAGGCCAGGGGCACAGTGCGCGTCCGATGGACTCTGTTGTCAAAACTGCCAG CTGCGCCCGGCTGGCTGGCAGTGCCGCTCTACCAGAGGTGACTGTGACTTGCCCGAGTTCTGCCCAGGAGACAGCTCCCAGTGCCCCCCTGATGTCAGCCTGGGGGACGGTGAGCCGTGTGCTGGTGGACAGGCTGTGTGCATGCAAGGACGCTGTACCTCCTATGCCCAGCAGTGCCAGGCTCTCTGGGGGCCCGGGGCCCAGCCCGCCGCGCCACTTTGCCTCCTTACTGCCAACACTCGGGGGGACGCCTTTGGGAGCTGTGGGCGCAGGCCTGATGGCAGCTATGTGTCCTGTGCCCCTAG AGATGCCATTTGTGGGCAGCTCCAgtgccagggagggagggcccaGCCTCTGCTGGGCTCAGCCCGGGATCTTCACTGGGAGATGCTGGAAGCCAACGGGACCCAGCTGAAATTGAACTGCAGCTGGGTACACCTGGACCTGGGCAACGACGTGGCCCAGCCCCTGCTGACTCTGCCTGGCACAGCCTGTGGCCCCGGCCTG GTGTGCATCAACCATCAATGCCAACCGGTGGAGATCCTGGGAACACAGGAATGTCGAAGCAAATGCCATGGGCATGGG GTCTGCGACAGCAACAGACACTGCCACTGTGAGGAGGGTTGGGCGCCCCCAGACTGCACCACCCACATCAGAG CAAACAGCTCCCTGACCACAGGGCTGCCCCTCAGCCTCCTGTTGTTGCTGGTCCTGGTGCTGCTTGGTGCCAGCTACTGGCACCGTGCCCGCCTGCGCCAGCGACTCTGCCAGCTTAAGGGACCCAGCTGCCAATACAG GGCAGCCCAGTCTGGTCCCCCCGAACGTCCAGGACCCCCGCAGAGGGCTCTGCTGATGCCAGGTGCCAAG GCTAGTGCCCTTGGCTTCCCGGCCCCTCCCTCCAGGCCGCTGCCTCCTGACCCTGTGCCCAAGAGACTCCAG GCTGAGCTGGCTGACCGACCCAATCCCCCCAACCGCCCTCTGCCCGCTGACCCGGTGGTGAGGTACCCGAAG tctcagGGGCCCACCAAGCCCCCACCCCCGAGAAAACCACTGCCTGCTGACCCTCAGGGCCAGCGCCCTTCGTCTGACCTGCCTGGCCCTGGAGCTGGAATCCCGCCCCCAGTGGTACCCTCCAG GCCTGCGCCGCCGCCCCCAGCAGTGTCCTCGCTCTACCTCTGA